A genomic region of Runella rosea contains the following coding sequences:
- a CDS encoding ABC transporter substrate-binding protein — MRKSFFLIYLFPFFMYAQGVDATYEREYKRGVALYKSGDFASAMSALTPLTARKYTHGLAPFAHYYWSLAALKTNRLSESRQMLMQLRERFPDWKKMDDVRYVLADVSFQEKQFGEALDYLEEISTPSVKKEAENLKRFYVNKLQDIAYLKSLNRQHPADKTVALALIDMIQRTSNEKSDLELSDQLTNRFGVVSSKPTSQVTPVRQSNNNLQKGYYNVAVALPFRLKEFSPNQRARTNQFAYDMYEGMKLAKAKLQQEGILVNLFTYDVSNDPEEMVNVVNNANFAQTDLLIGPVYNEPAKLAADYAESNNIFYVHPTSLATDILVNHANTLLLQPSFERQAQQSFDFMRSQPSTNRKLAIYYGATRRDSTLAASYKTKATEAGYQTIDFRKTREKLDSSATITEVNKPGHVVVFSSTETDGNKVLNMLNKRRINVPLLASSLAFNMQNVVASTLSGREVYIIDTEFIDTSKAQVRDFQTNYLTKRNTIPSIYAMQGYDALLFFGRLLHKYRNQVRTGLDTRVFEDDYLLSGFNYKSSNDNQVVPIVKMDDMRWVLANGQ, encoded by the coding sequence ATGAGAAAATCCTTTTTTCTGATTTACCTCTTTCCTTTTTTTATGTATGCCCAGGGTGTTGATGCCACCTACGAGCGCGAATACAAGCGCGGCGTGGCGTTGTACAAATCGGGGGATTTTGCCTCCGCCATGAGTGCACTTACCCCATTGACGGCCCGTAAATATACCCACGGCTTGGCGCCTTTTGCACATTATTATTGGTCGTTGGCGGCCCTCAAAACCAATCGTTTGTCGGAAAGCCGCCAGATGCTGATGCAACTGCGGGAGCGTTTTCCTGATTGGAAAAAAATGGACGATGTACGCTACGTGCTGGCCGATGTGTCTTTTCAGGAAAAACAGTTTGGGGAGGCATTGGACTACCTAGAGGAAATTTCAACGCCTTCGGTCAAAAAAGAGGCTGAAAATCTAAAGCGCTTTTACGTCAATAAATTACAGGACATTGCCTACCTCAAGAGCCTAAATCGCCAACATCCTGCCGATAAGACGGTGGCGTTGGCGCTGATTGATATGATTCAGCGAACGTCCAATGAAAAATCGGATTTGGAACTATCTGACCAATTGACCAATCGCTTTGGGGTTGTTTCTTCCAAACCTACTTCGCAGGTTACTCCCGTACGTCAAAGTAATAACAACCTTCAGAAAGGCTATTATAACGTGGCCGTGGCGTTGCCGTTTCGGCTCAAAGAATTCAGCCCAAATCAGCGGGCGCGCACGAATCAATTTGCGTATGATATGTACGAAGGGATGAAATTAGCCAAAGCCAAACTGCAGCAAGAAGGCATTTTAGTCAATCTATTTACGTATGATGTCAGCAACGACCCCGAAGAGATGGTCAACGTAGTCAATAACGCCAATTTTGCGCAAACTGACTTGTTGATTGGCCCAGTTTACAATGAACCTGCCAAGCTGGCTGCTGACTATGCCGAAAGTAACAACATATTTTATGTGCATCCAACGAGCCTTGCGACTGATATTTTGGTGAATCATGCCAATACGTTATTGTTGCAACCCTCTTTTGAACGTCAGGCGCAACAAAGTTTTGATTTTATGCGCTCGCAGCCTTCGACCAACCGTAAATTGGCCATCTATTACGGAGCCACCCGGCGTGATTCTACCCTTGCGGCTTCCTATAAGACCAAAGCCACGGAAGCAGGCTACCAAACCATTGATTTTCGGAAGACGCGTGAGAAACTCGACTCAAGTGCTACGATTACAGAAGTAAACAAACCGGGTCATGTGGTGGTTTTTAGTAGTACCGAAACGGATGGAAACAAGGTGCTCAATATGCTGAATAAACGGCGAATCAACGTCCCGCTTTTGGCGAGTTCATTGGCGTTTAACATGCAAAATGTTGTTGCTTCTACCTTGTCAGGACGAGAAGTGTATATTATTGATACTGAGTTTATTGATACCTCTAAGGCGCAGGTAAGAGATTTTCAGACAAACTATCTGACCAAACGAAATACGATTCCGTCCATATATGCCATGCAGGGGTACGATGCTCTTTTGTTTTTTGGGCGTTTGTTGCACAAGTACCGCAATCAAGTGCGTACTGGACTAGATACGCGGGTTTTTGAGGACGATTATCTGCTTTCAGGATTTAATTATAAGAGTTCAAACGACAACCAAGTCGTGCCTATTGTGAAAATGGACGATATGCGGTGGGTGTTGGCCAACGGACAATAG
- a CDS encoding phospho-sugar mutase: MLEAAVQTKVDLWLSGNYDADTKADIQQLVDKQNFTELTDSFYKDLEFGTGGLRGLIGIGSNRMNQYTVGAATQGLANYLNKTFAGQKISVAIAHDCRIKSDVFAQVTANVFSSNGIDVYLFKGLRPTPELSFAARLLGCKSGVVITASHNPKEYNGYKAYWDDGSQVVAPHDKNIIDEVNAIQSIDDIKFGGDASKIHLIGEEVDEKYIAQILSLSISKEAIKRQKDLKIVFTPIHGTGVTLVPQLLAKMGFENVTVIAEQAEPQGNGYFPTVVYPNPEEAEAMSMAVNRAKEIDADLVMGTDPDADRVGIAVKNHHGEIQLLNGNQTATLLIYYLLQAWKEAGKLTGKEFVCKTIVTTDLIDKMAAGYDVNCYNTLTGFKYIAQVIRELEGQQQFIGGGEESYGYLIGDAVRDKDAIASCAMIAELTAYAKDKGLSLFDLLMEVYKQFGFYYEGLISLTKKGKTGAEEIQQMMADFRANPPQSIAGSPVVRIDDYKFLKRTENGTTVDIPSGSMGIESSNVLQFFTADGTKFTCRPSGTEPKIKFYVGVVAKLERNEDFDAVYESLKQKVKNIGEELHLK, translated from the coding sequence ATGCTCGAAGCTGCTGTACAAACCAAAGTAGACCTATGGCTTAGCGGTAATTATGATGCCGATACCAAGGCTGATATTCAGCAACTGGTTGATAAACAAAATTTTACGGAACTTACTGACTCATTTTATAAAGACTTGGAGTTTGGCACGGGAGGTCTGCGTGGTTTGATCGGCATTGGCTCAAACCGCATGAACCAATACACGGTAGGAGCAGCGACGCAGGGATTGGCCAATTATCTGAATAAAACCTTTGCGGGACAAAAAATCAGCGTAGCCATCGCCCATGATTGTCGCATCAAATCGGATGTTTTTGCGCAGGTGACGGCCAATGTTTTTTCGTCCAATGGCATCGATGTTTATCTTTTCAAAGGACTGCGCCCCACGCCAGAATTGAGTTTTGCGGCGCGTCTGCTGGGCTGTAAAAGTGGGGTGGTAATTACGGCTTCGCACAACCCCAAAGAGTACAACGGGTACAAAGCTTACTGGGACGATGGCTCTCAGGTGGTGGCACCGCATGATAAAAATATCATCGATGAAGTAAACGCTATTCAGTCCATTGATGATATTAAATTTGGGGGAGATGCTTCCAAAATTCACCTTATCGGTGAAGAAGTGGATGAAAAATACATCGCACAAATCCTTTCCCTTTCGATTTCAAAAGAAGCCATCAAGCGCCAAAAAGACCTCAAAATAGTCTTTACGCCGATTCACGGAACGGGTGTTACGCTGGTGCCGCAGTTGCTCGCCAAAATGGGCTTTGAAAATGTGACGGTTATTGCCGAGCAAGCTGAACCGCAAGGAAATGGATACTTCCCAACGGTGGTATACCCCAATCCTGAAGAAGCAGAAGCCATGTCGATGGCCGTAAATCGCGCCAAAGAAATTGACGCTGACCTCGTAATGGGTACCGACCCCGATGCCGACCGCGTAGGGATTGCCGTCAAGAACCACCACGGAGAAATTCAATTGCTGAACGGAAACCAAACGGCTACTTTGCTCATCTACTACCTCTTGCAGGCGTGGAAAGAAGCGGGTAAGTTGACGGGTAAAGAGTTTGTTTGTAAAACCATCGTTACGACCGATCTCATCGACAAAATGGCGGCGGGATACGATGTTAACTGCTACAACACCCTGACTGGATTTAAATATATTGCGCAGGTAATCAGAGAGTTGGAAGGGCAACAGCAGTTTATTGGCGGTGGTGAAGAAAGCTACGGATACCTCATCGGCGATGCCGTTCGCGACAAAGATGCCATTGCAAGCTGTGCCATGATTGCTGAGTTGACGGCCTACGCCAAAGACAAAGGACTGAGCCTTTTTGATTTGTTGATGGAGGTCTATAAGCAGTTTGGTTTTTATTACGAAGGATTGATTTCATTGACGAAAAAAGGCAAAACGGGCGCCGAAGAAATTCAGCAAATGATGGCCGATTTCCGGGCTAACCCGCCGCAGTCGATTGCGGGTTCTCCCGTTGTTCGCATTGATGACTATAAATTTTTGAAACGTACCGAAAACGGCACCACTGTCGACATTCCGTCGGGAAGTATGGGTATTGAGTCGTCAAATGTACTGCAATTCTTTACGGCCGATGGCACCAAATTTACGTGCCGTCCTTCGGGTACCGAGCCCAAAATCAAGTTTTATGTGGGCGTAGTTGCCAAGCTAGAACGTAACGAAGACTTTGATGCGGTGTACGAATCATTGAAACAAAAAGTGAAAAATATCGGCGAAGAACTTCACCTGAAATAG